DNA from Alnus glutinosa chromosome 2, dhAlnGlut1.1, whole genome shotgun sequence:
TGGCTTGTTTTCTAGGGGGTGTAGTTGTTGCTCCCAACCCTTAAGGTTGGGgagatttttgttcctctcggTCTAATCCAATGGAGGTTGTTTTTCTCCTAACTTCTAGCTATGGagcttgtttgtttttctttctttgttgtctctttgttttcttttccagCAGAAAGAGATTCAAGCTATTGGTTTTATGGTTTTGGCGCTCGTGGTGTGTCTCCGGCGAGGCGCTTCTGGCGATGCTTTATCAGTTTCTTTGGTGCTATATCTATGCGTTTTGGCTCGGATTCATGCAACACGCGCCTCCTTATGGTGGTCGCCGGCCTCCTTCGGTCCGGTAGTCACACGCCGTGGCTGTGCGGTTCTCTCCTGTTTGGTGCGTGGCCAGCACGCGCCGAGGAGCTTTCTCCCTGGTCCTGCGCGTGAGGGTCACAAACCACTTCTCCGGTCTCAATTGGTGATGATATGGGCTGCTGGAGGGTGTTTGCTTCAAGGAGGGTTCCCAGAGTAGGCGCATGCTTTGCACGCGCCGACTCCAGTGTCGACTTGCTGGAGCTAGTGGTTGAGGATTCTACTGCTTTGTATATTCCTTTGTGTCTCCTGTTTTTCACAGTGTGTCTACTTGTAATGCAGAAATGTTTCATGGGATTATCTGTTGTCTGTGACAAATTAGACCAGCcctcttagagcattcctagtagtaTTTGTATATTCCAATTAGTatccttgtaatatttgtgtattgtgtTTAGGCACCTGCTTCAAGTCAGGCTTGATTTCTGACTTAAGGTTTAGGGGGGTCTTGTACCCCTATCCTTGTACTCGCCTTCTGAGCTTTCGGTAATATATGGTAACACATGctatattgtttaaaaaaaaaaattaataaaaataaaaataaaataaaagtatcaAATCTAATCAAAAGATTCGAAACCAATTTTGGGTTTGGGAATTCGTACTCGAAAATGACTCGTGTATATGTGGCCGGTCTTACTCCTtagcatatatatgtatatatggcaAAAAACaaatactatattaaattattaattgtcgTAGTCCAAAACCAATTTTGGTTCCAAGGTCCGGCCaaacattttttcctttctcctgTATTTTATCCTTCCAAAactggaaatatatatatatatatgtcgctGTCTCTTCCACCGGCCTCCTTATTACGCGTCTCTCTTTTATTTCTCCGAGCTGTCCAAGAACCAACagtatttatttatcttttatcatCTACAAAATCGATCCCACACTGCAAGTTGTAAACCATCttcttctatatataatatttttcccCTGTTGAGCAAGAACAAGTGAGCAGTACCATGCCCGCCATGGAAGCAGAGCAAGAACAACATGAACCACCAcaacgagaagaagaagaagaagaagaagcagttAACAGATTATTACAAAACATTAACatacaagaaaaagaacaaagcgGGTCGACGCCCCCGGATCTCGTCGAGGTTGAGAAGATATTGGGATACAGGTTCAAGAACAAGAGGCTTTTAGAGGAGGCTTTCACGCATGCTTCTTTTTCAGGGGACGGCGCTTCCTACGAGCGCTTGGAGTACGTTGGTGATGCTGTGCTTACGTTACTCTTCACCAAGGAGCACTACTTCTTGTACCCGGATTTGCCACCCGGCCCGCTTACCCAGCTCCGGGCCGCCAATGTGGACTCCGAGAAGCTTGCTCGCGCGGCCGTCAAACACGGGCTGCATTCGTTCCTGCGCCACAAGAAACCTTTTCTTGAGGAAAAAGTAAGCTCTTCAACCTTTGACCTTTtcagcttttttgttttttagtatCGTTTCACGATGTCATGGTGTTGGATAAACACTACATAATACGAGATttaattcttgtacaacaccaatacaataaTTATACAACAAcgtctcacatgagggtggacctcAGTATGTGAAattcaccctcatgtgagagattgttgtacagttattgtattggtgttgtaaatctaacattttctttCTAAGAATTAACGGTCtgttcatttataatttttgcacaacttcttttaaaaaaaaataataattatttgatcTATTTTCTTAAGCATGGGCtctatatattaaattattaattttaatttgtctgttaataattttatcgtaaaaaaaaaaaacaaaaaacaaaacaaaattttaacaaacataggAAAATTAAGTTACCATCAACCAATGTGTAACGTGTCTTAATGCGATGAATGATGAGCTTTTTGACAAGAAAAAATGGTGAGAAATTTCGAGAAGCACGGAAAACAATTGACTTTGTTTGTTCAATGAATTTAGGCAATACCCATTATTTAATTGTGAGTGTTTATTGGCTCCTTCCGTCTCACACGGCACGTTTTGGCCATTAACGACTTCACAAGCTtgcttcttctttatttttaatttaaaagaaaaattattgtgaaatttatttgaataaaataataaaaaatagtttgattttttaaatttaagaaaaatttaaaacaaagttGCCACTTGTGCTTTTTAATTAATGTAGGCTTTTAAAGTTGTTAGTTGAACATCATGGAAGAAGCCAGAAGGTTGGTTGTCTTTCAATCCCATAAATGCTTTACTGTAGAAATTAATTTGTTGGTTACGTTCTTTCCCATGAGAGGGACAATTGAAAGACTAATTATTCTGGTATGGAAGGTCCTTTCATGATGGAAAAAATAATAGGTGGGGGGCTGAGAGAGCCCTCCTGTCCGAGTACGAGCTAAATTGTTCATACAACATGCTACGGCAGATGAACTTACGATAGGTTATTGGGTTTATGGAAGGATGATGGGGATTGAATTACAAACTATTTTCGGGCAGGAGAGACTACAacgagatatgatacgtttacgaaagttcattgaatatttagaacCCACATGTAAGAAAATAGATTCAGTGGTTAGTTAAACatatttcatattaattttatcTACATCTGCTTCTTGCTCGGACATGGGGCATTTTCTTGCGATCCCCTACTCAATCATAGAGGATAAAAGTAATAACAGGATCTTTAATTGTAGGCGATTCCGATCGTTGATGTTTTATAAGTTATGACATGAAATTGAAATGgggtttgtttaattttgtttttgatttgtgCATGAACTTTTGATGAATACAGATTCAACGGTTCACACAAGGGATCTCAGAGTACCCGTTGCATTCCAATGGGCTCGTTCATGTGCCAAAA
Protein-coding regions in this window:
- the LOC133861933 gene encoding ribonuclease 3-like protein 3; translated protein: MPAMEAEQEQHEPPQREEEEEEEAVNRLLQNINIQEKEQSGSTPPDLVEVEKILGYRFKNKRLLEEAFTHASFSGDGASYERLEYVGDAVLTLLFTKEHYFLYPDLPPGPLTQLRAANVDSEKLARAAVKHGLHSFLRHKKPFLEEKIQRFTQGISEYPLHSNGLVHVPKALADIVESCIGAVFIDSDSSMDIVWTVVKTLLEPIITPATIGTHPVTRLYQFCQKRNLAVKFVDLWKECTAFDVLIDGQHVGRGVCGLKKEIACNRAAKNAMDNIDRIFRDKDLFQDHECVNDNNVELSEE